From a region of the Colias croceus chromosome 30, ilColCroc2.1 genome:
- the LOC123704667 gene encoding uncharacterized protein LOC123704667 gives MAFSIRKIISNITYFKKTEETSENSDNFMKKRRYTYVGDDPIDFEKLEPDSTSRYSSLQLPDSVKKYAAKKGSLSDTDILNLSDAPIRHKRRKCKKLKIDIKKASQSMQQLSDVNIENTPKHVLLECKSSEAFSERIKGFDFNKSFDMYDEVSDIESSFEEEELEIDSLSEHSDSSSKSPVRMCRKIDNQSTSDENIPVPSTTPESFADVELDKNEEERVRLLFNYQMRFERLETFLKKLLTEFQFHIEVSKILHSRSIVSALPGSDLNNIPKKLGDVYVDDMNRDIKNSSPNGIWNVIMEKEDHQTKAKIRKQFLSMKSSIDHFMHNYLHSESTNKKYLLSKKKESQKRFHISHKKKQKHFDFPDLRDAMINLFSVQDDSISNYSFDEGYKCICKCHQSSPTQTDSGLTANPDHSTSITSSIGNFTLDSTTLTAYSESLDQIISYNSFQDSLYNTFLQKATIERITFYIQVHSIQLKCEQNDADFESKQSITFHCPSCKNTETEENGLLKHILSQSHCEKIHFLYKTAYIKKCVAAGKEIQPSTVLNPMTLYRDENKIVCFGDALYACSLCFENLIVGESVLMAHCADPYHVERKEKLCEME, from the coding sequence ATGGCATTTTCGATCCGAAAGATCATATCGAACATTACGTATTTCAAAAAAACTGAGGAGACCTCTGAAAACTctgataattttatgaaaaagcGTCGCTACACCTACGTCGGTGACGATCCTATAGATTTCGAAAAACTGGAGCCTGATTCGACGTCCCGATATTCTAGCTTACAACTACCAGATTCGGTTAAAAAATACGCAGCGAAAAAGGGTTCTTTGTCCGATACAGACATACTAAACTTATCAGACGCACCGATACGTCATAAGCGCCGTAAATGCAAGAAACTCAAGATAGATATCAAAAAAGCGAGCCAATCTATGCAGCAGCTGAGCGATGTGAACATAGAGAACACGCCCAAACATGTCTTATTGGAGTGCAAGTCATCTGAAGCGTTCAGCGAACGGATAAAGGGTTTCGACTTCAATAAATCCTTTGATATGTACGATGAAGTCTCGGATATTGAGTCATCATTTGAAGAAGAAGAGTTGGAGATAGATTCCCTGTCCGAACACTCAGACAGCTCATCAAAGTCTCCGGTAAGAATGTGCAGGAAGATAGATAACCAGTCCACAAGCGATGAGAATATACCAGTCCCATCCACTACTCCAGAATCGTTCGCTGATGTTGAACTCGATAAAAATGAGGAGGAACGCGTGCGCTTACTCTTCAACTATCAAATGCGATTCGAGAGATTGGAAACCTTCCTGAAAAAACTGCTCACGGAGTTCCAGTTTCATATAGAAgtgtcaaaaatattacacTCAAGGTCAATAGTGTCCGCTCTCCCTGGCTCTGATTTGAACAATATCCCCAAGAAGCTAGGCGATGTGTATGTTGATGACATGAACAGAGACATTAAAAACTCAAGTCCGAATGGCATATGGAATGTGATAATGGAAAAAGAAGATCACCAGACGAAGGCGAAAATACGTAAACAGTTTCTCTCAATGAAAAGCTCTATAGACCATTTTATGCACAACTACTTGCACAGTGAGAGCACTAACAAGAAATATTTACTATCAAAGAAGAAGGAATCTCAAAAGCGTTTCCACATCAGCCATAAGAAGAAGCAAAAGCATTTTGACTTCCCAGACTTGCGAGATGCaatgataaatttattctCCGTTCAGGATGACTCAATATCGAACTACAGTTTCGACGAAGGGTATAAGTGCATTTGTAAGTGCCACCAGTCGTCACCTACGCAAACAGATTCGGGATTAACCGCGAACCCTGATCATTCTACGTCAATAACATCTTCTATTGGTAACTTTACGCTAGATTCGACCACGCTCACTGCGTACTCCGAGTCGCTTGATCAAATAATCAGCTACAACAGCTTCCAAGACTCTCTCTACAACACGTTTTTACAAAAAGCCACGATCGAAAGAATTACCTTTTACATACAAGTGCACAGCATTCAACTTAAGTGCGAACAAAACGATGCTGACTTCGAATCAAAGCAGTCAATCACATTCCATTGTCCGTCATGTAAGAATACAGAAACTGAGGAAAATGGCTTATTAAAACACATCTTGAGTCAGTCGCATTGTGAAAAAATCcactttttatacaaaacggCATATATAAAGAAATGTGTGGCCGCTGGGAAGGAAATACAGCCAAGTACAGTATTAAACCCGATGACATTATATcgagatgaaaataaaattgtgtgttttGGAGATGCATTGTACGCTTGTTCGTTATGTTTTGAGAATTTGATTGTCGGAGAATCTGTGTTGATGGCTCATTGTGCTGATCCGTATCATGttgaaagaaaagaaaagctgTGCGAGatggaataa
- the LOC123704637 gene encoding partner of xrn-2 protein 1-like produces MKPSIDIDSLRSEHESDEQWEVRRMFMVEHKDNFEEEELVTLAQLFTNIEFLGCRYPQATMRRIAKLAEKVSAKYKESRKNKLKRTFVQASDAAEQKAKRSFK; encoded by the exons ATGAAGCCCTCAATAGACATAGACTCTCTCCGATCAGAGCACGAATCCGACGAACAATGGGAAGTGAGAAGAATGTTCATGGTGGAACACAAAGACAACTTTGAGGAGGAGGAGTTGGTAACATTGGCGCAATTGTTCACTAATATTGAGTTTCTGGGTTGCCG ATACCCACAAGCAACAATGAGAAGAATAGCTAAATTAGCAGAAAAGGTGTCCGCTAAGTATAAGGAAAGTCGGAAGAATAAACTAAAGAGAACTTTTGTACAAGCCAGCGATGCTGCGGAACAAAAAGCCAAGAGGAGTTTTAAATGA